The DNA window CCGCAGGAACAACTTCCCATCCACATACGCCGGCGTGCACCAGTTTTTGCCGGCGACCTGCGAGCGGCCAAGCTCGCGGTACGCGTTGACGTCCGCGGCGAACATGACGAGTTCGCCGTTGTCACCGAGCGCCAGCACCTTATCGCCGACGACGATCAGGCCGGCGTGGGCCTTGCCGAGGGTCGCGTCGGCCGACCAGGCGATCTTGCCGGTGGCGACTTCGGCGCAGAAGACTTTCAATCCCTGGCCGACGCCAATGACGTGTGTCCCGCCGACGAGGACCGGGCTGGAGAAGTTCGGCATGGCGTCCTTCGTCTGCCAGATCTGCTCGGCCTTCACGCCGGTGTCGGACTTGCTCAGCTTGATGCCCACCAGGCCGATGTTGAACGAGCCGACGACGATCATGTCGCCGGCGACGGTTGGCGTGGTGACATGCCGGCCGAGGGCCGTCTTCTGGGCGACCGTCCAGAGCGCCTTGCCCGATTCGCGATCGATACCCACCACGCCGCCGGTGGTGAATGCGATCACCTGCTTAACACCGGCCGGCGAAGCGACGATTGGGGCGGCGTAGGCGGGAAGGAGATTCTCGAGCGCCGTCTTCCAGACGACTTTGCCGGTCTTCTTATCGAAGCAGACGTAGGTGGCTTCTTTCCCGCCGACGCCGGCGATCAGGTGATCGCCATCAACGACGGGCGCCCCGGTGTTGCCGTGGCGGGTATGCCCTTCGGCCTTGCCTTTTTCGCCGGTGAAGGTGGCTTCAAAGTCCTTGGTGAAGTTGGTCGCCCAGACTTCCTTGCCGTCGGCGACAGCCAGGCACCTGAGCGTGCCTCGGCACGATTGAGCGTAGAGCAGGTCGCCATCGACGACGGCCGTGCAGCGGGGACCGGCATCGCTCTGGCCGTCTTTGAACGTCTCGTCGAGCTCGGCGGACCAGATCGGCTTGCCATCGGCGGCGACGGCATGAACGACCTCTTTCCCGTCCTTCTCGGCGAGAAAGAACACTTTACCGCCGGCGACTACGGGCGAATCTAGCCCGAAACCGATCGGCGACTTCCACACGACCGGCAGGTTTGCCGGCAACTTGTCGGGTAGCTTCGTCTCGGTCACCGCGTACCCGTCGCGATTCGGTCCCCGCCACTGCGGCCAGTCCGCGGCGAAGGCCGAAGCGGCACCACTGGCGGCAAGAAACGCGGCAATCAGGCGGGCGTTGGTCATGGACCTCACTTGAATCGAGCAAGGGGAACGAGTCAAACCTTTTGAAGCTTTCCCTCGCGGTGGCCGCAGAAGATAATGTCTCCCCGTGGCCAATTGCATTCGCCGCGTCGGATCCAGCCTGCCGTGGCCGCCGGCGCGACCTATGCTTGCCGGGCAAGCCGTATGGAAAACGACCATTCCGCCACCTCCGAGTTTTACGATGCGATCGTCATCGGTGGTGGCCCCGCCGGATCGACCGCTGCCTTGGTGCTGGCTCGCGCGGGCGTGCGAGCCCTTGTCTTGGACAAGACGTCGTTCCCACGATTTCGCATCGGCGAATCCTTCCTGCCTCGGTGCTACGCCTTCATCCGCGACGAATTGGGCCTGGAAGACGTCGTCAAGGCGTTGCCCAAGGTCGATAAGTTCGGCGCCGAGTTCGCGATGGGCAACTGCCCCGACGGCCAGACCATCCGCTTTGCGTTCGACGGCAGCCTGACGCCCGGCGGGCGGACGTTCAATATCGAGCGGTCGGTCTTCGATCAGATGATGCTCGACCAGGCGGCTTCGGCCGGGGCCGACGTTCGCGAGAACGTTGGCGTCCGCGAGATCATCGAACTGGCCGACGGTGCGGTGCGCATCAGGACCGACGACGAGCAGGTCATCTCCGCCCGCTGGCTGCTCGACGCCAGCGGCCAGGCGACCGTCGTCGGACGGCACCTGAAAACCCGCGTTAACGCGCAGGAACCGGAGCTGCAGAAGGTCGCATACTTCGGCCATTTCCACGGCGTGAAGCGCCTGCCGGGCAGCGAAGAGGGCCACCCGCTGATCATCATGTGCGATGAGGGTTGGTTCTGGGTCATCCACATCAACGAGACGACGACCAGCGTCGGCCTGGTGATGGATGCGGCGATCGCCAGCACACTCGACGTACCGGCCAATCGCCGCCTGGCATGGGGCATCGCGCGGTGCCCGCTGCTGCTGGAGCGGATGGCCGAGGCGACCGGCCCGACGACGAACCAGGTCGTCGCCGACTTCACCTACCGCTGCCGTCCATACGCGGGACCGGGGTACTTCCTGCTCGGCGATGCGGCGGCGTTCATGGACCCGATCTTCTCCACCGGCGTTTGCCTGGGCATGATGAGCGGTGCCAACGCGGCCGAGCAGATCATCGCCGTGCACCGCAACGAACAGTCGCCGGCCGCGGCCCGCCGGAAGTACATCAAGTACGTGGAAGGCAGCACCGCCGTCTTTTTCCGCCTGATTCGGGGCTACTACAAGCACGGGTTCCGGGAAATGTTTCTGGAAGGCTCAGGGCCCTTCTCGATCCATCGCGCGGTGCTATCGGTACTCGCCGGGCACGTGTTCCCCAAGCCGCCTTGGAAACTCCGCTGGCGGCTGGCGATTTTCTGGATGTGTCTGTGGCTTCAGCCCAAGGTGGGCATGGTGCCCCGGCGGGATCGGTTTTCGCTGCTGGCGACGGAACCTGCGGCGTGGCCGCCCAGGGCCGGGATGGCGTCAGCGCCGGTTCTGGAGTACGCGTCAATGCGGTGAAGAGGGACTCAGACGCTGGCGTTTGCGACAGCATCCTTTCGTCGTCGCTCTCGCTTCCAGGCGTTGAAGAGGATCGCCGCCAGCGCTACAACACACGCCACCTTCCACACCAGCAGCCACCAGGGTTCCCACCATTTGTCGCCATACGCCGCTTCAACGAGATCAGTCGGACCGAAAGCAAACAGCACGACCGCCGCCAGCCGGAAGTCCCGGCGGATCGCCCCTGCCCGCCAGAAACTCGCGATCAGCAGCACCAGCCCGATGACCGGCCAGATCGCGACCTCGGCGTAGTTGAACGCATGGCTCAGGTCGCGCAGAAGATCGGCGGGTGGAAGATGCACTACTTCCCGGTTTTCTTGGCGGCCTTCTTCGGCCGCTTCACGGCCACGCGCGATTTGATCGCCGTCTCGTAGTACGCCACCCACTTCTTGACGGGCATTCGCTTGATCGCATCTCCGAGGACATCAAGAGCAAGGTCCTCCACATTCTTGAACCGGATGCAACTCTTGCCCATGTCCAGCTTCTTGCCGGTCTTCGCCCAGGCGTCTCGAAATGCAGTGGCGTTGCCCTCGCAGTCGTAGACGCACATCAGGTAGACGGCCATATGGTTCTTCTGCGACGCCAGCCCGGCAAACGGCAGCGGCTGTTTCGGATCGCAGTGGTAGCCGTCGGGGTAAAGCTTGTGCGGCACGTAGTAGCCGATCATGCCGTACTGCATGCCCTCTTCGTAATCCTTGTCGAGGTTCTTGCGGATGACTTCGCGCACCTGCGTGATCGCGGCGCGGCGGTCCTCCGGCAGTTCGGCGAGATACTGCGCGACGGTCGTTGCCTTGCTTTGCATGGCGATTGGATTGCGAGAGGAGAGAACGCAGAAGACCGATCTTGGGCCGACCGCGGTCAGTAGGTGACTTCATCACGCCAGATACGCGAGATCTGCCCGATGAGATTCCGGGTCGCGAACGGGCTCGGTCTGTTCGACTCTGCCGCACCCCGTTCGGGCGATGTCGAACTCCGGCCCTTCGAACCGGGAACGCCCGCGATAAATCGCGATTCGAGCAGTTGCTCCTGGCGACGCCGGGCGGTGAATTCTTTGCAATACCAGTACCCGCCGATCGCGACGACCAGGCTGATACCCGCCGTCACTTTCCAAGCGGTTGCGACGTCCTGGGCAGGGCTGGCCGACATGTGCCAGGGAGACAGGCCAAGCGCCACCGCCGACCCCGCGCCGCTGCGGATCGCATCCAGGTCGATGATGGTCGGCCCGGCCGGGGGTGAACCCTCGCCAGACCCGAACAACCGCAATGCCGCCTCGCTCAACGACGAAAGCTGCGTCCCGGCGACCATCACCAGGTACCGGGCCATCTCGCCCGCGCCATGGCCGGCCTGCGCCTCCGACTGATCCAGAAGCAGCGTGGTCGGACGCTGCGGATCGGTCAGAATCGGCCCGCCCACGCCGGTCGCCGCGGCAGATTTCGGCACGGACACGAACTGCAACCCGTGTGACTCGAATTGGCTGAACGCATGCCGGTCGGCATAGGCGACCGTGCCGGTCGCGGTGGCAGCGGCGTGCAGCGACAGCCGGGCCGCATCGGAAAGCGCAGGTGCATCGCCTGGCCGATTCACGACGACTGGCCCGCCAGCACCTTCCGGTCGCGGCGACGGCCGGCCGGCGGTACCGCCCTGCTGCGGCGTAGCCGGCGGAACGACCAACACGCCGCTTCCCACCGACCCTGCCGGCGGCACTGTTGCGCCGCCTCCCGGCATGGTCGGCTCGGACGGAATCTCCAATACGCCCTGGCTCGATCCCGGCGGTGTGGCAACCAATCCGAACGCGGCGATGCGGGCGAAGAAACTACCGACACCACCCGCCGCCCCGTCAGGCCTGAAGCTGCCCTGCGGGAACTGACCGATCACGATGTTCACCGGAACGATCGCACCGTCGATCGGCAGGTCGGCTTCAATCGTCCCGCCGGAGTAGGTGAATGCGACGTCTTTGAAGATCTCAAAGCAGGACCAGTCGATGTCGGTCGGTGGCTTCTCAAAGGGCTTTGCCGCCGATCCCTCGCCGTCGGCTTTGTCGTGTTTGTCTTCCGGCAGGCCGGACGGATCGCGTTCGAAGGGCCGCGTCTGGAAGACCGACGCCGGGTCAATCTGGGCAAAGGTCAGCACGTCGGGTCCGCCGACCGTTCCCACGGGCGACCCTACCGGGAAGACCCCATCGATCCGGGAAGGCTGCAGCGGCACATCGTCGATTCGCCCAACGGTGACGACCGGGCCTGCGACGCGAACCGCATCAATCCGAAACGGAACCACCGTCGCAACCGTCGCCGGGCTAGTCGAGGCCTTGATCGCCGACCCGGCCCAGATCGCCCCCTGCAGGCTGAGATCGATGGAGACCGACAGCAGCGATCGAACTTCCAAGACCTCGGCGCGCACGAAAGCTTGCTTCGCGCCGGATGAGGCCGGTTGACGACGACCACCACTGTTGCCGAAATCCTGCATCAAGAGGGTTCCGTGAAAGCCGGCATGACTCACGCCCAATCGCAACTGAGCGCACCAAGAGCCACGTACGGTCGTGCCGGCATCGGATTATACATCATGTCCGGCCCGAAGGTTCAATAATAGAAACGGCGACCAAGGAGGTATTCTTACAGGCTTGTGGCACATAGGGTTATCCATCGCCGACGCCAAGACGTCGGGACGCCGTTGTGAGCCAGTGTCTTCGGGCTACGCCCTTCCGCCGCGTCGCAGCCGGTCCAGCGCCGCGGCGATGACGATGATCGTCCCGGTCACGATCTGCTGCACCGAGTTCCGCATGTCGGGGAACTTGGTCAGCCCGTTGGCGACCACCGTCATCAGCAGCGCGCCGATGATCGTTCCCGACACCGTCCCCACCCCGCCCGACAGGCTCGCCCCGCCGATCACCACCGCCGCGATGACGTCGAGTTCCATGCCGGCCGCGCCGGTCGGGTCGCCCAGGCCGACGTAGGCAAACTGCAACACCCCGGCGATCCCCGCCAGCGCGCCGGCCGAGGCGTAAACCGCGATCTTCGTGCGGTTCACCCGGACGCCGCACAGACGCGCCGTCTGCTCGTTCGACCCGATCGCAAACAGGTGCCGGCCGAACCGCGTGTACCGAAACACGCCGGCCACCAACACCGCCAGCAACAGCGTCAGCCAGAGTCCGGGAGCGACGAGCATCCAGCGGTTCTTTTCAGACGGCACCACCAGCAGGCTGTCCAGCCATCCGCGATCGGCGATGAACACCACGCTGTCGTCGGCGAGCCACTTGGCCAGGCCGCGCAGCGCGCCCCACATGCCGAGGGTGACAATGAACGGTTGAAGCCGCAGCAGCGTGACCAGCGAACCAATCACCAGCCCCGAAGCCATGCCGGCGGCGATGCCTCCCGCCGCCGCCGACATTGGCGCGAAGCCAGCCTTCAGCAGCATCGCCACGACGACCGAACACATCGCGACATTCGACCCGACCGACAAGTCGATCCCGCCGGAGATGATGATCATCGTCATCCCGAGCCCCGCCGTGATAACGATCGCGGTCTGAAGCAGCATCACCTCGGCGTTACCGGCGGTGCGAAACTTGGGAAACGCAATCGCGAACGCGCCCGCGACCAGGATCAGCCCGATCAGCGGGCCGAGCCGGGACAGGACCTGGGTCGCCGCCGACCGGAACACGTCCGGGCCGCGGGCTGCGTCGAGTTTTGCCGGTTCAGAAGAGGTCATGCTGGATTCCAGGTTTCGTCCGCGATGCTTGCTCCATCTTCCCTTGATCTACTCGCCCGCGTCCCGACCCAAGGCGGTGCAAACGCCATCGGTGCCACGGGTCGGCGGTACTCCGCAGACCCGTGCGCGAGTTGGGCCGACGGCACGGGTCTCCGGAGTACCGGCGACCCGTGGCACCAGCCTGCGTCACTCTTCTGAACCGTACGGGCGAGCGGTAATGGAATTCTGACCCACTCACAGCGCACCCGTCGCCTCCTGCATCACCTGATGTTCGTTAACCTCGCCAACCGCCCGGGCCGGGCCGAGACGGCCGCGGCACATCACCGCGATTCGGTCGCACACACCCAGCAGTTCCGGCAGGTAGCTACTGACCATCAAAATCGCCTTGGGCGGTCGGCGAGCGGCAGCATCACCTCGGGCAAGCTCGTCGATCAGCCGATAGA is part of the Humisphaera borealis genome and encodes:
- a CDS encoding outer membrane protein assembly factor BamB family protein; translated protein: MTNARLIAAFLAASGAASAFAADWPQWRGPNRDGYAVTETKLPDKLPANLPVVWKSPIGFGLDSPVVAGGKVFFLAEKDGKEVVHAVAADGKPIWSAELDETFKDGQSDAGPRCTAVVDGDLLYAQSCRGTLRCLAVADGKEVWATNFTKDFEATFTGEKGKAEGHTRHGNTGAPVVDGDHLIAGVGGKEATYVCFDKKTGKVVWKTALENLLPAYAAPIVASPAGVKQVIAFTTGGVVGIDRESGKALWTVAQKTALGRHVTTPTVAGDMIVVGSFNIGLVGIKLSKSDTGVKAEQIWQTKDAMPNFSSPVLVGGTHVIGVGQGLKVFCAEVATGKIAWSADATLGKAHAGLIVVGDKVLALGDNGELVMFAADVNAYRELGRSQVAGKNWCTPAYVDGKLFLRDAKELKCLEIK
- a CDS encoding ABC transporter permease — protein: MTSSEPAKLDAARGPDVFRSAATQVLSRLGPLIGLILVAGAFAIAFPKFRTAGNAEVMLLQTAIVITAGLGMTMIIISGGIDLSVGSNVAMCSVVVAMLLKAGFAPMSAAAGGIAAGMASGLVIGSLVTLLRLQPFIVTLGMWGALRGLAKWLADDSVVFIADRGWLDSLLVVPSEKNRWMLVAPGLWLTLLLAVLVAGVFRYTRFGRHLFAIGSNEQTARLCGVRVNRTKIAVYASAGALAGIAGVLQFAYVGLGDPTGAAGMELDVIAAVVIGGASLSGGVGTVSGTIIGALLMTVVANGLTKFPDMRNSVQQIVTGTIIVIAAALDRLRRGGRA
- a CDS encoding NAD(P)/FAD-dependent oxidoreductase yields the protein MENDHSATSEFYDAIVIGGGPAGSTAALVLARAGVRALVLDKTSFPRFRIGESFLPRCYAFIRDELGLEDVVKALPKVDKFGAEFAMGNCPDGQTIRFAFDGSLTPGGRTFNIERSVFDQMMLDQAASAGADVRENVGVREIIELADGAVRIRTDDEQVISARWLLDASGQATVVGRHLKTRVNAQEPELQKVAYFGHFHGVKRLPGSEEGHPLIIMCDEGWFWVIHINETTTSVGLVMDAAIASTLDVPANRRLAWGIARCPLLLERMAEATGPTTNQVVADFTYRCRPYAGPGYFLLGDAAAFMDPIFSTGVCLGMMSGANAAEQIIAVHRNEQSPAAARRKYIKYVEGSTAVFFRLIRGYYKHGFREMFLEGSGPFSIHRAVLSVLAGHVFPKPPWKLRWRLAIFWMCLWLQPKVGMVPRRDRFSLLATEPAAWPPRAGMASAPVLEYASMR
- a CDS encoding DUF1801 domain-containing protein, whose amino-acid sequence is MQSKATTVAQYLAELPEDRRAAITQVREVIRKNLDKDYEEGMQYGMIGYYVPHKLYPDGYHCDPKQPLPFAGLASQKNHMAVYLMCVYDCEGNATAFRDAWAKTGKKLDMGKSCIRFKNVEDLALDVLGDAIKRMPVKKWVAYYETAIKSRVAVKRPKKAAKKTGK